In the genome of Nycticebus coucang isolate mNycCou1 chromosome X, mNycCou1.pri, whole genome shotgun sequence, the window acaactatttcaaaataatgaagattgggtattagccttacaaggctatacaggtcaaattttatatcactttccgaaacatcctttaattgaatttagaaaaacagtttcacttgtgtttcctcttatgtgttccagacAGCCACTGTCTGATGCAATAACTttattcacagatggctcctctacaggaagAGCTGTGGTTTTCagcccaggtctgtctcctctcGTTAAGGAAGTACTGCAGacttctgctcagcaaacagaattgtgggctttaatttcagcttttaataatttcaagcAGAAGTTTAACTTATACACAGACTCTAAGTAtgttgcttccctttttccagccctCGAAACTGCTCtcctaacaggaacctcaactattttacctttgttgaggaaactacaaactttaattcaactaaggaataatcaattttatattggtcacataagaggacacactaacttacctggccctttggcccaaggaaatgccactgcagatctaTTAACCCGTACTATTGTGGCTTCAGTAACTGAGGCTGAGGAAAGCCATTCtttgcatcatcaaaatgctaatgcattaagaaaaatgtttcagattacCAGAGagcaggcaagacaaatagtcttaaaatgcaaagcctgtcctattactcatcatcctttaaaatttggtgttaatcctcggggtctACGCCCCAATATAttgtggcaaatggatgttacacatgtgccaagttttggaaaattaacttATGTACATGTCACTATAGATACTTTCTCTcattatatttgtgcctctgcaagaactgGCGAGGCTTATAAGGATGTTGTGCAACAcctgtttggctgctttcagcagctaggtgtccctcttcaactaaaaacagataatgctccagcttatacctcgcGAGCATTTGAACAGTTTTGTGTATAATGGAAAATTGCCCATTCTACAGGGATTCCTTATAATCCTCAAGGTCAAGGTATTgtagaaagaactaatcaaatattaaaattacagattgaacgcctacaaaaggctcataaatatttttctcctcatcatattttaactcatgctttatttgttttaaatcatctaaATGTTAACTCTAATAATCAAACACCAGCATTAACTCACTGGCAGCCAAAATCAGCTGCTACATTCCCAAAAGTGCTGTGGAAAGACCTGTTATCAGGCCAATGGAAGGGCCCCGATATATTGCTAACCTCGGGATGAGGCTATGCTTGTGTGTTTCCCCAGGATGCCGAATCCCCCATCTGGATTCcggaccggctcatcaaaccggctcccccGGAAGATCAGACGCAGGAGGCGACGCCTACAACAGATGAAGAGCCTGGCGACacaaatgaagaaagtgaaagtACTATCGAGACCTCCCAAgatcacgtggacacagatcaggaccctggtgaaacaagctaaacaacttattTTGACACAAAACAATCCTTTAACTCCTACCATGTATTTTGTAGCTTTCCTATCTCTTATATCTACTCCTAAAGTAGAAAGTGCAGCTTATTGGTCATACATTCCTAACCCGCCACTACTCCACCCAGTGGGCTGGTTAGATCAAGATCCTGTTAAAATTCTAACTAATGATTCCCTCCGGCTGGGAGGCTTACAAGACTCAGAGTCTAGAAGCCATGCTGCGGCCTTAATTAACTTCACTGGTAAAGCTGATTCAATACCTATCTGCTTTACCCTGAGAGGCAAAGCACCTCCCTTTTGTTTACCTACAAGTTATagagtatttttaactgatgctccagatcctaatgatgcagaaaaacgttatgtttgggaatatgaattacaaactattggaacatttaattataatgaaacctgctTGGCAGTGAACTGGCTGCCTAttcctaattgtaaagaaaaatataaagataagaaccaattctgggaatcatctttaactaaaacacctacttggctttcttgtGGATTCCCAGATGCAGCCAACAAACATTTTCCTATGAATTCAGAAACAATCATCTGGGACTATTCCCCTACTTCTTGTTATAatcatgataaatatttatcaaaacagTTAGATAAATACCATCAATACCAATGGTCTGGCACCCCTCAACCTATACAACGATGGTttacacctggtttagttgaacccatatgggttgcccaggaaaacaataaaactcaaatacattatgatttatttagactcgttgctgcatccaacttaatattAGAGAAGAAACCCGGTATGACTAAACCTACAGCAATATCAGtgagaacttgtgttggatatccatatgctttgCTTCTAGCTCCTAATAAGTACTTAACTATTACACAGTTAAAAAATTCCTATCACATAACCTGTACTGCCTGTAAAGTAAccaattgtcttacttctactgatttgtttaatgaCAGACTGTTTAATTCTGTATTAATTGTGAAAAGACCGTCTTATGTACTGTTACCTGTAGACTTACaaaatgatccttggtatgataactctgccttacaagttttacatactgttaatgaattaattagacctaaaagatttatagcagcattaattttaggaattttagctttaatttctatagtcactacaTTTGCAGTGGCTACAACTGCCTTGGTACAAGAAATACATACAGCTCACTTTGTCAACTCTTTAAGCAGCAACATTACTTTGGCCTTAATGAcacaagccagcatagataataaacttgaagcaaaattaaatattttagaagaagtagTATTAGCTTTAGGACAAGATAttaagttcatacaacataaactacaGACTAAATGTCACTCAGCCTTTCAAGCTATCTGTGTTACACCGTTACCTTACAATTTTTCTACATCatgggagaaaacaaaggcacatttacaggGTATATGGAAAGACAATGACATAACACACAATTTACACACCCTACAAAAGCACATTTCAGCTATAAGTGAATCTCATCTACCTATTGCGTCCCTGGATGCATTAGCTCAATCACTGACTGATAATCTTAAAGCCTTAAATCCTGtaacctggattcagtacattgtgtttatagtcATCATTGGatgtctgatattctgtgttgtcttactgttaccatgtcttcttcgttgtgtgttttcctccataaaggctgttcgccaagacctctttgaattacgcttcataaacaaaaaagggggaaatgccgcacccccggcatctagccggggtgaagtggcgctgtccgcattataaaatgcgtgagtaggtggtatgtgctccccggagcgaaacccccagcacccctggtttgcgacagcagcgcataagttgcctagcatgcctttgtttgaacgtaatgactcacgaggtgcggcataaaagcctaaaaaacctttgctctgaaacctgtctgttcagttgaatgcctgattattgcctgattgtttgagaaactaagaataaacataatgacttactgatccacaattaaacacagcaagaatggctgtgctgaactcagtggctccaagagagcctgcacaacagcacgtccctaccataaatgtcagtgacttgagacaatgcaggcacggcaaacaagatgttccaacatgacatacactatcacctcctgcagtaaaactttacttagaaaaacatcttacttcactaattagtaaaactttacttagaaaaacatcttacttcactaattttcatatgtaacacaaatcaatagagtagtttaatgtttaacaaacaatgaatcaaaatatagttactaattagagtaaaaatacatagaatatatatagaagtagtcaagcattatacataaaagaatatgttcagctgtttttaaaagagatcataagaaactgagaccaattacagaactaagagaagtcacaaatcttaACATTCCTacataaggggaagcaaccaagtgttactgataaaaccacctccctagagcaaaaaccttgaaaagataaaccacctctcTCCGCCACCTCCCTCCggaaagaaaaaccttgaaaacatatagtgcatgataaaccacatatgaaaacataaagataatttacaagcatgagcaaaataatgattacattgtttaaaccctgggaagaaaatgtataaataccagacttaaaaatcagtaaagtacaactgttcTCATCATCACTCGTGCTGTGTGacagtttgtcatttcatcctgcgtcgacctttcaaccaacctgtgtcgttcaccctgagcaccctcggactgaggcccatcgactggcggtccgcgacatttctgattccatataaaacgaagtaatgttttttcaagatctttaaaatatgacagtggagctttaatagggagtgcattgaaattatatattgctttgggtagtatggacattttgataatgttgattcttcccagccatgagcatggtatgtttttccatttgttaacattttcagctatttcttttcttagagtttcatagttttctttatagagatctttcacgtcttttgttaggtaaattcccaaatatttcatcttctttggcactactgtgaatgggatagagtccttaactgctttttcaatttgattgttgttggtgtatataaaggctaccgatttatgaatgttgattttgtaacctgagacgttcctgtattccttgatcacttctaggagttttgtagtagagtccctagtgttttccagatacacaatcatatcatctgcgaagagcgaaagtttgatctcttctgaccctatatggatacccttgatcgccttttcttccctaattgcggtggctaaaacttccattacaatgttgaaaagcaatggagacaatgggcagccttgtctggttcctgatctgagtggaaatgattccaatttaactccattcaatatgatattggctgtgggtttgctgtagatggcctctatcagtttaaggaaagtcccttctagaccaattttcttgagtgttctgatcatgaagggatgctggatattatcaaaagctttttctgcatcaattgagagaatcatatggtctttgttttttaatttgtttatgtgctgaattacatttatagcattatgtatattgaaccagccttgagaccctggattaaaaccgacttggtcatgatgtatgatttgtttgatatgttgctggattctgtttgttagaatcttgttgaatatttttgcatctatattcattagtgatattggtctatatagttttcttttcttgttgggtcttttcctggtttggggattagggtgatgtttgcttcatagaaaatgttgggtagtcttccttctttttctaccttttggaacagattgagtagtataggtactaattcctctttaaaggtttggtagaattctgacgtgaaaccatctggtccaggggtTTTCATTTtgaggagattttgtatggttaatgatatatctgaacttgatatgagcctgttcaacatttccacttgtttttgattaagtcttggatggtgacatgcttccaagtaacggtcgatttccttcagattttcgtatttctgagagtaaattttcttgtaatattcattaaggatttttttgatttctgaggagtctgttgttatttcgtctttgttatttctgattgatgagattagagattttactctttttttcctgattaggttggccaaaggtttatctattttgttgaccttttcaaaaaggcagctttttgatttattgatctgttgtattattcttttgtttttaatttcatttagttctgctctgattttggttatttcatttcttttactggatttggggttgtagtgttcttccatttctagtctcttgagatgtcccattaagttgcttacttcctctctttccgttctcctgaggaagccttgctgtgctataaatttccctcttagaactgcctttgctgtgtaccagaggttctgatagttcgtgtcttcattgtcattttgttccagaaatttggcattttcgttcttgatctcatctctgacccagctatcattcagcataaggttatttaacttccatgtttttgtatgtgtatgcagattcctgttgttactcatctcaagttttattccatgatggtccaagaagatgcatcaaataatttctattcctttaaatttgctgaggttagacttgtgacctaagatgtgatctattctggagtaagttctgtgggctgatgagaagtatgtgtattcagttttgttaggatgaaatgttctgtagatttctgctaaatctaaatgctggatggttagatttaaatctagaatttctttgctcaggtttttgttggaggattgatccatcactgccaaaggagtgttaaaatctccaactattatagagttggaggcaatcaagttgctcatgtatgttagagtttctcttataaattgaggtgcattctggttgggtgcatagatattaataattgaaatctcatcatattgaatcttatctttaacaaatatgaagtgaccatttttgtccttccttacttttattggtttaaagcctattgtgtctgcaaataaaattgcaactcctgatttttctggttaccatttgcctgaaatatggatgaccatcatttcaccctgagtctgtatttgtcttttaagttaaaatgtgactgttgtatgcaacaaatgtctgacctgagtttttgtatccagtcagctaacctatgtgtCTTTAGAGGGCagcttaagccattcacattaatggagagtattgataagtttgttgaaatttggggtattgagttttttgaaattccagtgggcatttttaatccttttgccattgtggatgttggagtttgatcagaagtttctgagtgagtttacttttgtagtagaggattggttGGTTATTacggaggataagtctgagaatatcctgaagagctgttttggttatggcaaatttctttagcatatgtatgtcattaaagtatttaatttctccatcgtaaatgaaactcagtttatctgggtacaagatccggggttgaaagttattttggttgaggagattaaacattgatgaccaccctcttctggtttgaaaagtttcagcagagagatctgcagtcattctaatgttcttccctttgaaggtaatatatttctttcgcctggccgcttttagaattttctccttcatattaactttagtgaagttaattatgatatgcctgggggatgtcttattggggttgaatcgtgctcgCGTTCTGAatctatctgctatctgaatttcaggttctctaggcatgtctgaaaaattctctttcataatttcatggagaagggcctctgtgcccaatgaggccacttcatctgtttcaggaattcctatgagacgtatatttgccttcttcgagttatcccagaggtctctgagtgagtgatccatttttgctctccatttctcttcctctttgagagtttgggagcgttcaaaggctttatcttcgatgttggagttcctttcttctgcttggtccattctgttgctaagggattctactgtatttttcatatctttgagggctgcaaattcttgtttcagtgtgtctaagtctttcgtggttttgtctttaaattctttaaattcttgagacagcttttgaatttctacacgaattcctaattcctttttgttaatcttgtttgccatccaaattctgaattcgttTTCTgccatctcagccagttgtttgtgaatgggatcttcaattacatctgccatatctttccttggggtgttgatctattctggttattcatgttaccagagtttttccactgattccaccccatgattgttttactccctttgattttcctctgctttttgtcgaggacccgtacagtgctgtggcctgagaaactggggccctgtttggtgtacaGGGGCTAACTTgttctgatttgttttcagctggtttctatgtggcCCTAGTGAAaaagtaactctgggttgaagtctcagctgtggagaaataccagcaattaagtcacccacccaTCAcaggtaacaaatggaaaagtaaaatcaaaccttcctacaaccacacacccagggcaccacctggatagtccccagttgagtgactcagttcaaaaggtccaagttaattgtctcagtcagcagctgcctcgggttggagagttcaaggggtccctgggaactggatcacaggggtctggtgactactcttaaatggcttgctccagtgctgcgtggagtcaggaagaggcACCAGTAAattgatcagtctgggaagattgatgcctccttccccaccttgcagctctgtcacacccagtcgctgctagccccacaggtctgtgacccagtcagttgtctgcagtaagcagatactccagggatttgtacctgcctaagtcacagggtagtctgtgtctgctcgactatgCCACTATTCtatgtctttatccagcagggagtgttgtggcctgtcaacctcaggcaagTTGTTAGGCTagaggtgttcattcagttccagccccatccttAGTTTATGtaactgggtgaagggaacaaacctgtgggagtttgtttctgaccttgccagattcctctgcagaggagaggctgatttgagttcccagaacctgtgcctcaggccctgtctttagtcctgcgggtttgtatttgcagcacgatcagttgttggctgtagcctcttggcctcctttgtctataggctggtgctcccctaagggccaggtgcgtcttaggctcagtagagctgttctctggatcagcctcaccctaggagtttcccagctctgcgggtgtgttttctagtccctgtgttccacccaggttggtaccatctcaggaaaaccctttactcacggggcctgtgtttcagtcccaagtctgttccatggtggttgccatctgagaagatgctcggcctcatctggttgcccaggaagacaggaggagaggctattggatatctgggggtgggccttgttattgctgaagacggctgttgctttgcacctcggggcaccaccgcgccagtgtagttccctctcagctgaccattgtcttctcgctcctttgctacagagtcagcactggccagctgcagtccaggtcctgtctatacctcttgagagttcacccaggaatctgagctcctgagggggcaggtctccagatcacggagtgagagtggtgCGGGAcattaggagctcagggttgcaggtcataacaccaagctcattgagaccaaatgaacaaataaacagatacaaagttaccaggcacatgggcccatagatacagagagagacagaaacacgtaaacatacaagcaatagccacgacaacagcaatataagagcaactgcaataaaaatagtgataattgtaaaataattgaaagaaggaaaaaaagagagaaaaaagtggtgttagaaggaatgttaagtgagaagaaagaagaaattaaaattataagacatagaagtaaaaaaatatatctatataaaatgtaataataaaaaattattgaaatctcctctaagaaaatggtgaggaaaaatcagacaaaaagaaaacaacaggaaaaaaaaaaccccacagaaaccaaaccaaaacaaaacaaaacaaacaaacaaaaaaaggcaccaactgcaaaagtattcttgtggtagaaatatacctataaatatctatatgtctgctgtaggaatcaactttcgtaggaatgtattcatactgcaatgtactttctggacaccaggtggcgctgtgagtggtttcgagacttatacctggtttacagtttataccgttaccatggtaaccaccttccatggctgatcaccattttggagtttcagtaaaagtttgttgcctaagaattgtgcaacctcagctgttcttttcccgacagcacttgcgaccgaccttcccactcagtgcaggtgtacACACTTCCTAAGTCCCTTCACTCTGTTCCCAgtttcccctgcaaactggcgactgcaatcagccataaggggagtggaGTTGAGTTCGcacggtatctcctgtagctggttcccggggcttcagcagccaaagctggtccgaggcttcagtagcttcacggctccagaagccaaagcccatttctaggcttcaagccggttcccgtagttggagcgctcggggaatttattctgagttttatggttcagagttttggatgggcgtccaccagttcgctgcacagcctgaacagccagccccctccaacacctgagggaaaggtgcctgcccttttgggtagttcaaaatgtctgtttcccgggcaggatcccttcccttcaattgtccaacagtttgcccagctccctgtggttttgagtggctctcctttcagatgcctccctcagttcaggattaattacttgtcaattggattttgtcagcatttacaagctgctgacctccgtgggggaggggcctgctggcctacacggctgagcagggaagaatctctacaacagagtctgtgattttaaattacccctcatatatagcaaaccgccagttcgctgggcgtctccagctgtctgtccactccaataatccacacacagggaaggtccagaccacctttcctctcacctggtgtcttgggagaggtgggctacacgtctgtcctgtccgccatcatgctctgcctcctcaGTTGTAATTTCTTACTGTTTATACACATAAATCATATTTAGAATAATGTCAAACACTTAGCAAGCAGAAAGTTCTCAATTTTACATTTGTTGCTTTTATTCAGAGAGTACCTGTTAGTTTTTGTTAGTAATTTTTACCAGGGTAAGGCAACGTCTTTTGACACCTATGATGGACCATTTTCCCCAAATCAGCTCAGGTATTAATTCCTTCCACTAATCTGAGtacaaattttgatattttcataatTGATTTCACTGAAATTGGGGAATCAGTGAGTAGAGACTAGTAAACTAAGATTCAagtgagcattttattttattttttatttttattttttgatgtttaacttttttattttattagatcataactatgTATATTACagcacttatggggtacaatgtgctgattttatgtacaatttgaatgtttacatcaaacaggttaacacataattcacctcacttatttaattgttgtgtttaatagtagagtataaatgtctctaCTATTAACATATTTGACATATACACTTGCAATatacacaataggtgaggtcccgccgattatcttccctccacccatccacccccataccctcccttcacccacattttttctccttctttatgggctataattgtgttttatcttatgTCTGAAAGTGTGGGtaattatattttggtttcataatagtatggagtacattggatatttttttccattcttgagatactttactaagaaaaatatgatccagctccatcaatgtacaCATAAAAGtgatgaagtctccatctttgtatggctgcataatattccatggtatacatataccacaatttgttaatccattcatgggtcaatggacacttgggctgcttccatgatgtggcaattatggattgggttccaataaacatttgggaatttacctaacaaaagatgtgaaaaatctttataaagagaactatgaaactctgagaaaagaaatagctgaagatgttaacaaatggaaaaattacatcatgctcatggctgggaagaatcaatattgttaaaatacccatactacccaaagcaatatagaaatttaatgcaatccctattaaactaccactgttgtactttaaagatttggaaaaaatggtagttcattttatatggaatcagaaaaaaatctcgaacagccaagacattactcagaaataaaatcaaatcagaaggaatcatgctaccagacttcacattatactataaatctatagtgatcaaaaaggcatggtactgggacaaatAGAGAGGTAGAaatatggaagagaatagagaaccaagagatgaaaccagctacttgtcatcatttgatctttgataagcctatcaaaaacataaattgggggaaagattccctattaacaaatggtgctgggtgaactggctggcgacctgtagaagactgaaactggacccatacctttcaccattaacaaaaattgactcttactagattaaagatttaaacttaaaacatgaaactataaaaatactagaagagagttcagggaaaacacttgaagaaattggcctgagagaatattttatgaggaggaccccctacccccaggcaattgaagcaacaccaaatacacattactgggatctgatcaaactaaaaagcttttgcatagccaagagcacagtaagtaaagcaaacagacaaccttcagaatgggagaagatattcgcaggttatgcttctgataaACGTCTCATAActagaatcctcaaagaactcaaactaatcaataagaaaagaacaaataaccccatttctatgtaaGCAAGAGAGTTAACAGGAACTTCTCCGACGAAGACGAGCgcatggcctataaacacatgaaaaaatgctcatcatctttaattaacaaagaaatgcaaatcaaaaccactttgtgatatcatctaactcaagtaagattagcccacatcacgaaatcccaaaactacagatgttggcgtggataccgagagaagggaacacttcactgctagtgggaatgaaaactaatatgacctttttggacagaagtttggagaatattcaaggaactaaaagtagacctaacattcaatcctacaattcctgtactaggtatgtATTCAGATG includes:
- the LOC128576912 gene encoding endogenous retrovirus group K member 25 Env polyprotein-like, with product MRAYVQEHGEQVLPPQAYPLWLQVRELLADNTFLEAFIRETASEAGSPETKAAPIHDEVSPEAFKEPEPALNAEGVIPSAPTLKELLPPPPPVKDNLSDSDEWDVVDELAKEDEENEEVNFIDHRRAYPAVRIPMTTPRPALRAPHSRVPPCPPVPAAGFQAAVREARQQGDFTFAFPVRFPTDERTPPVWEPLSLKTLKELQQAVRTSGASAPYTLQISQCGCRLAQTASSRNQEYHSSRNKARMPNPPSGFRTGSSNRLPRKIRRRRRRLQQMKSLATQMKKVKVLSRPPKITWTQIRTLVKQAKQLILTQNNPLTPTMYFVAFLSLISTPKVESAAYWSYIPNPPLLHPVGWLDQDPVKILTNDSLRLGGLQDSESRSHAAALINFTGKADSIPICFTLRGKAPPFCLPTSYRVFLTDAPDPNDAEKRYVWEYELQTIGTFNYNETCLAVNWLPIPNCKEKYKDKNQFWESSLTKTPTWLSCGFPDAANKHFPMNSETIIWDYSPTSCYNHDKYLSKQLDKYHQYQWSGTPQPIQRWFTPGLVEPIWVAQENNKTQIHYDLFRLVAASNLILEKKPGMTKPTAISVRTCVGYPYALLLAPNKYLTITQLKNSYHITCTACKVTNCLTSTDLFNDRLFNSVLIVKRPSYVLLPVDLQNDPWYDNSALQVLHTVNELIRPKRFIAALILGILALISIVTTFAVATTALLVSMWP